From Anopheles arabiensis isolate DONGOLA chromosome 3, AaraD3, whole genome shotgun sequence, a single genomic window includes:
- the LOC120900947 gene encoding U6 snRNA-associated Sm-like protein LSm7: MSDKKPAASGNSTGGGGGSGGGGGGGDNKEKRRKESILDLSKYLEKTIRVKFAGGREAAGVLKGYDPLLNLVLDNTIEFLRDPDDYKLADDTRHLGLVVCRGTSVVLICPQDGMESIQNPFIAQEG, translated from the exons ATGTCGGATAAGAAG CCAGCGGCATCCGGCAATTcgactggtggtggtggaggaagtggtggcggcggcggcggaggcgACAATAAAGAAAAGCGACGAAAGGAATCCATCCTCGATCTGAGCAAATATCTGGAGAAGACGATACGGGTCAAGTTTGCCGGTGGACGGGAAGCGGCCGGCGTGCTGAAGGGTTACGATCCGCTGCTGAACCTGGTGCTGGACAATACGATAGAGTTTTTGCGCGATCCGGACGATTACAAGCTGGCGGACGATACGCGGCACCTGGGGCTGGTGGTGTGCCGGGGCACGTCGGTGGTGTTGATCTGTCCGCAGGATGGCATGGAATCGATACAGAACCCCTTCATCGCCCAGGAAGGCTAG
- the LOC120900945 gene encoding chitin deacetylase 1 → MGLFLCYTLLTLAVTFTGNAYGGNLVKRSLKNTVLCLEDGRFYRNPDRPEHKMWTNAECAKYYLCLDGEVFEFKCSVGLLFDVSRQICDFKQNVDNCDVTAEKRVPKPLLENAKCEERSQLGCGDGTCLPNEYFCDGSVDCEDGSDEGWCDVENDPNAADPCDLSVCELPDCFCSKDGTVIPGRLERYHTPQMILLTFDDAINFENWELYTEKIFTPGRKNPNGCPIRATFFISHQYTNYAQVQRAWNDGHEIAVHSITHRGPEEWWSRNATIEDWFDEMVGQANIINRFSNVRMEELRGMRVPFLRVGWNRQFLMMKEFGFVYDSSMVAPFSNPPLWPYTLDYKMPHACNGNNQYCPSRSYPGIWELVMNQLEAGEYTCGMVDTCPPHMNGEDVYRMFVHNFKRHYHSNRAPLGLYFHSTWFRKQEYLDAFLRFLDDMAKYPDVYFVTNHQAIEWMRNPTTSNQLGHFEPWQCRPKQLDPQEQACNLPRTCKLHSRVLQQDRYLSTCNECPAQYPWIRNEFGLD, encoded by the exons CGTACGGTGGCAATCTGGTGAAACGGAGTCTCAAAAACACGGTTCTCTGCCTCGAGGATGGACGGTTTTACAG AAATCCGGACCGACCCGAGCACAAGATGTGGACCAATGCCGAGTGTGCCAAGTACTATCTCTGCCTGGACGGGGAAGTGTTCGAGTTTAAATGCTCCGTCGGGCTGCTGTTCGATGTGTCGCGGCAAATCTGCGACTTTAAGCAGAATGTGGACAACTGCGACGTTACAGCAG AGAAGCGCGTTCCAAAACCGCTGCTGGAAAATGCCAAATGTGAGGAACGGTCACAGCTGGGCTGCGGCGACGGGACGTGCCTACCGAACGAGTACTTCTGCGACGGTTCGGTCGACTGTGAGGACGGTTCGGACGAGGGCTGGTGCGACGTGGAGAACGATCCGAACGCGGCCGACCCGTGCGATCTGTCCGTGTGCGAGCTGCCGGACTGTTTCTGCTCCAAGGACGGTACGGTCATCCCGGGCCGGCTGGAGCGCTACCACACGCCGCAGATGATTCTGCTCACCTTTGACGATGCGATCAACTTCGAGAACTGGGAGCTGTACACGGAGAAGATCTTCACGCCGGGCCGCAAAAACCCGAACGGGTGTCCGATTCGGGCGACGTTCTTCATCTCCCACCAGTACACCAACTACGCCCAGGTGCAGCGGGCGTGGAACGACGGGCACGAGATTGCGGTCCACTCGATCACACACCGGGGGCCGGAAGAGTGGTGGTCGCGCAACGCCACCATCGAGGACTGGTTCGACGAGATGGTGGGCCAGGCGAACATTATCAATCGCTTCTCGAACGTGCGCATGGAGGAGCTGCGCGGGATGCGGGTGCCGTTTTTGCGCGTCGGCTGGAACAGACAGTTTCTGATGATGAAGGAGTTTGGCTTCGTGTACGACTCGTCGATGGTGGCCCCGTTCTCGAATCCGCCGCTGTGGCCGTACACGCTCGACTACAAGATGCCGCACGCGTGCAACGGCAACAACCAGTACTGTCCGTCCCGCAGCTACCCGGGCATCTGGGAGCTGGTGATGAACCAGCTCGAGGCGGGCGAGTACACGTGCGGCATGGTGGACACCTGCCCGCCGCACATGAACGGCGAGGACGTGTACCGGATGTTTGTGCACAACTTTAAGCGCCACTATCACTCGAACCGGGCACCGCTGGGCCTGTACTTTCACTCCACGTGGTTCCGCAAGCAGGAGTATCTCGACGCTTTCCTG AGATTCCTGGACGATATGGCAAAGTATCCGGATGTGTACTTCGTCACCAACCATCAGGCGATCGAGTGGATGCGCAATCCGACCACCTCGAACCAGCTCGGCCACTTCGAGCCGTGGCAGTGCCGCCCGAAGCAGCTCGACCCGCAGGAGCAGGCGTGCAATCTGCCCCGCACCTGCAAGCTGCACAGTCGCGTCCTGCAGCAGGACCGCTACCTCTCCACCTGCAACGAATGTCCGGCACAGTATCCATGGATACGGAATGAGTTCGGATTGGACTGA